The following coding sequences lie in one Carassius carassius chromosome 1, fCarCar2.1, whole genome shotgun sequence genomic window:
- the LOC132116374 gene encoding protein Njmu-R1-like, with product MFTSQTSSFQESIDVDERDPDFDNEEIAGYSHNIQQINSYYAIYYYQNTRSEASGDSVAWSQRRSDSTTSQEDFSLTLLDASLPPEAEPELRSYISRRLSKGALLGGMGNIATVELSLPEQAVGCYCCLLEQEKSPEQPEADSNGWVVCLLGGSEKGLNQFRIELDKYVQGLQGCLTPEMQNLEKEVSPYLNRWYEESVMHIHRVVQLLQANVGYLLHAALSHKLVEVTGTDEKTKADIARFIKAASLQGLVQEDTTAASLCKAISEDSHTGLIIDCSTSPPTLTNEVSNRFCDDWIQAFLNAAERFNPFLLRQILENFKLKAIQDMNNLKRFIRQAEMSHYALFHCCLFLQSCGNGDVLLQNARAEHSSLPEACGIITVLEEFLGEHAQGTLY from the exons ATGTTTACATCCCAGACCTCTTCCTTCCAGGAGTCCATCGACGTGGATGAAAGGGATCCTGACTTCGACAACGAAGAGATCGCAGGATACAGCCACAACATACAGCAGATCAACAGCTACTATGCCATATACTACTACCAGAACACAAG ATCTGAGGCTTCTGGAGACAGCGTGGCCTGGAGCCAGAGGAGGTCAGACTCAACCACAAGTCAGGAAGACTTTAG TCTGACGCTGCTGGACGCCAGCTTGCCCCCCGAGGCCGAGCCGGAGCTACGAAGCTACATCTCCCGCAGACTGAGCAAGGGTGCTTTGCTCGGGGGCATGGGGAACATTGCCACGGTGGAGCTAAG CCTCCCTGAGCAAGCGGTGGGCTGTTACTGCTGTCTGCTGGAGCAGGAGAAATCTCCAGAACAGCCTGAGGCCGACAGCAACGGCTGGGTGGTGTGTCTTCTCGGAGGATCAGAGAAGGGCCTGAATCA GTTTAGAATTGAGCTGGACAAGTACGTCCAGGGTCTGCAGGGCTGTCTGACTCCAGAG ATGCAGAATTTGGAGAAAGAAGTCAGTCCCTACCTGAACCGCTGGTATGAAGAGTCAGTGATGCACATTCACAGAGTGGTCCAGCTGCTGCAGGCGAACGTCGGGTACCTTCTGCATGCT GCTTTGAGTCACAAACTCGTCGAGGTCACAGGGACCGATGAGAAGACAAAAGCAGACATAGCAAG ATTTATCAAAGCAGCAAGCCTGCAGGGTCTAGTTCAGGAAGACACCACTGCAGCCTCCCTCTGTAAGGCCATCTCAGAGGACTCTCACACCGGTCTGATCATCGACTGCTCCACAAGCCCACCTACACTCACCAACGAAG TCAGTAACCGGTTCTGCGATGACTGGATCCAGGCCTTCCTCAATGCTGCTGAGCGCTTTAACCCTTTCCTTCTCCGCCAAATCCTGGAGAACTTTAAACTTAAG GCCATCCAGGACATGAACAACCTGAAGCGCTTCATCCGTCAGGCTGAAATGAGCCACTACGCTCTGTTCCACTGCTGTCTGTTCCTGCAGAGCTGTGGGAACGGAGACGTGCTGCTGCAGAACGCGCGGGCCGAGCACAGCAGCCTTCCTGAGGCCTGTGGCATCATAACTGTGCTGGAGGAGTTTCTCGGGGAGCACGCTCAGGGCACGCTGTACTGA